A single region of the Diadema setosum chromosome 14, eeDiaSeto1, whole genome shotgun sequence genome encodes:
- the LOC140237983 gene encoding uncharacterized protein: MMTSCKGSKWRLLAFLTWTLQLCYGPTHVSCSSYRLDPNGQHVCSTTRRLRKFHFPLDVTQGDTFPSTFDDYSAPSDDSEDEEHAAGRRLPLTRNSPLVVGRQTSRLMNQTVYHCCRGWLASGRECTKAICTSRCINGKCSAPNVCSCFPGFTGTTCERACPPGRYGPNCELPCTCGSRDCDSVTGRCTPECEPGFMGPSCNMPCPPGRYGPDCVEYCQCPLMVAGEVQCDPVTGNCTEPSTRPPTTVLAYNSTMFERTDSFHEFFQYDTEEPALDQPDRKHAMEVKAMRLGVSGAAGVLLMLLSLGLAVYVHRKFRKRACICLQRKRIRTAMLTQQRDRIAGVSHQQQRDRRTPRAHFPNPYLPHAMPYRLPSLCNYTGLRHTSQRAASVFFDPLPGTVEISKPNMAAVKPCTSPTVTPEETIYEVRPSLVAKGRKDQNMSSGYIESNTLSSISRVVQGCEEDVDSVTTSVAYSRNLNEEAEEEEDYDYPYADSAKIEMGYDQFQTQRSRPGAHEHENSIYAVVLENEKAIASPTDNTHSVSSRFQDNARDSDILADVGNHGRTHTDPLPLPSHFAAPPQDGTYTALIANPRCRNDDRSAIPERTPGSGCSSTAPSPKVVTRTPSARVPPSVRPRVTPLSLSKVSSPLRPRGMSDVHHSTRGVTSSNRLSPRSKAALSHVDSNGYTTAIRTFSSLRQARRPATKRRSRPSIELRQTPTPMTPPRISESYIPPLSPDPTGDVSMKTQLVKEDSVQNPRYVNECVMSPKQKPRERTRSRTPALLRRARQALPMPSIQNSDENDKLYDDILPLTNAEDT, from the exons ATGATGACCTCTTGCAAAGGATCAAAGTGGCGTCTCCTCGCTTTCTTGACTTGGACATTGCAACTGTGTTATGGTCCGACGCACGTGTCATGCAGCAGCTACAGGCTGGACCCCAATGGTCAACATGTGTGTTCGACCACTAGACG ACTCCGGAAGTTCCATTTTCCCCTGGACGTGACGCAAGGGGATACATTCCCGAGCACGTTCGATGATTATTCTGCTCCGTCTGACGATTCCGAGGACGAGGAACACGCTGCTGGTCGACGATTACCGCTGACACG tAATTCCCCACTAGTGGTCGGTCGCCAAACATCGAGACTCATGAATCAGACAGTGTATCACTGCTGCAGGGGTTGGTTAGCAAGTGGAAGAGAATGCACGAAAG CAATCTGCACATCGAGATGCATCAATGGAAAATGTTCCGCGCCCAATGTTTGCTCCTGTTTTCCTGGGTTCACG GGCACCACGTGTGAGAGGGCGTGTCCGCCGGGTCGTTACGGACCAAACTGTGAGCTCCCCTGCACCTGCGGATCGAGGGACTGTGACTCCGTCACGGGGCGATGTACGCCGGAATGCGAGCCAGGCTTCATGGGTCCAAG CTGCAACATGCCCTGTCCTCCGGGGAGGTACGGGCCTGACTGCGTGGAATACTGTCAGTGCCCCCTCATGGTAGCCGGCGAGGTGCAGTGTGACCCGGTGACAGGAAACTGTACAGAGCCCTCTACTCGTCCCCCTACCACCGTCCTGGCATATAACTCCACAATGTTTGAGAGAACAG ACTCCTTCCACGAGTTTTTCCAGTACGACACGGAAGAGCCCGCTTTGGATCAGCCGGACCGGAAACACGCCATGGAGGTCAAAGCGATGCGACTAGGTGTTTCCGGTGCCGCCGGCGTTCTTCTCATGTTACTGTCATTGGGTCTAGCCGTCTACGTGCATCGGAAGTTCCGGAAACGGGCATGCATTTGTCTTCAAAG GAAACGGATAAGAACGGCTATGTTGACGCAGCAGAGGGATCGCATTGCAG GTGTTTCCCATCAGCAGCAACGAGACAGACGAACGCCGAGGGCGCACTTCCCAAACCCGTATCTACCTCACGCCATGCCGTATCGACTCCCAAGTCTTTGCAACTACACTGGTCTTAGGCACACGAGTCAAAGAGCGGCTAGTGTGTTTTTTGACCCACTACCAGGGACGGTGGAAATCAGCAAACCAAACATGGCTGCCGTGAAGCCATGCACGTCGCCGACAGTCACACCGGAGGAGACGATATACGAGGTGCGCCCTTCTCTGGTTGCGAAGGGACGCAAGGACCAGAATATGTCGAGCGGGTACATCGAAAGCAACACCCTCAGCTCCATCTCCAGAGTTGTGCAAGGATGCGAGGAGGACGTTGATAGTGTCACGACCAGCGTCGCCTACAGTCGTAATCTCAACGAAGAAGCCGAGGAGGAAGAAGACTACGATTACCCTTATGCCGACAGTGCGAAAATTGAGATGGGATACGATCAGTTTCAGACCCAACGATCTCGTCCAGGTGCCCACGAGCATGAAAATTCAATATACGCTGTAGTGCTTGAAAATGAAAAGGCAATAGCGAGCCCCACGGACAATACACACAGCGTTTCTTCCCGTTTCCAAGACAACGCTCGCGATAGCGACATCCTGGCAGATGTAGGTAATCATGGCCGGACGCATACGGATCCACTCCCCTTGCCCAGTCATTTCGCTGCTCCTCCGCAGGATGGCACGTACACGGCCTTGATAGCAAATCCGCGATGTAGAAACGACGACAGATCAGCCATTCCTGAACGGACTCCAGGGAGTGGCTGCAGCTCCACGGCCCCTTCCCCGAAAGTGGTGACAAGGACTCCGTCTGCGAGGGTTCCTCCATCAGTGCGCCCTCGCGTGACGCCGCTCTCCCTTTCCAAGGTATCGTCCCCACTGCGTCCCCGAGGAATGAGCGATGTCCATCACAGCACACGGGGTGTCACGTCATCGAACCGTCTGTCCCCTCGTTCCAAGGCTGCGCTGAGCCACGTAGACTCAAACGGGTACACAACAGCCATCCGTACGTTCTCTTCCTTGCGACAGGCACGACGTCCGGCCACTAAACGAAGGTCGCGTCCCTCCATCGAACTCCGGCAAACCCCAACTCCAATGACGCCTCCAAGAATAAGTGAATCGTACATTCCACCACTGTCGCCCGATCCGACGGGCGATGTTAGCATGAAGACCCAACTGGTCAAGGAGGACTCCGTGCAGAACCCGCGATACGTCAACGAATGTGTAATGTCTCCGAAACAGAAGCCCAGGGAGAGGACTCGATCGCGCACGCCAGCCCTCCTGCGGCGGGCGAGGCAGGCGCTCCCAATGCCTTCCATTCAAAACAGCGATGAAAACGATAAACTGTACGATGACATACTGCCACTGACAAACGCCGAAGATACTTGA